CGACCCCGCCGACGACGCGCCGGCGGGCGGCGGGGGCGACGCGACCGCCCAGGAGATGTACGATGCCGCGCTCGGCGCCCTGCGCCGCGGATCGGTGAACGCGGCGCGCGCCGGCTTCGAGGAGTTCCTGCGCGCCGCCCCCGGCCATCCGCGCGCCGCCGACGCGCAGTTCAACATCGGCGAGGCGTACGCGGGCGGAAGGAATCTGGAGCGTGCCATCGAGGCGTACGGACGGGTGGTGGACACCTACCCCACCTCGCCGCGCGCTCCGGCGGCGCTGCTGCGCATCGGGCGGATCGAGGCGGGGCGGGGGAACCGCACGCAGGCGCGCGCCCGCTTCAACCGCATCATCGCCGACTACCCCCGCAGCCCCGAAGCCGCCGACGCGCGCCGGGAGCTGGCGGCGCCCCCGCGCTCCTGACGGGAAGCCGGTGCGCTGCCCCTTTTGCCATCACGGCGACGACCGCGTGGTCGACTCGCGCACCAGCCGCGAGGGACGCGCCGTGCGCCGCCGCCGCGAGTGCCTGCGGTGCAGCCGGCGCTTCACCACGTACGAGTACATCGAAGAGCGCCCGCTGACGGTGCACAAGCGCGACGGCGAGAGCGAGCCGTACGACCGCCGCAAGCTGCTGCTCAGCATCCAGATCGCGTGCGCCAAGCGGCCCATCACGCCGGCCGAGATCGACACGCTGGTGGAGGCGATCGAGCGGGAGCTGGATCACCGCGAGGAGGCGGAGGTCACTTCGGAGGAGCTGGGGAAGATGGTGATGGACCGGCTCCGCTCGCGCGACCACGTGGCGTACGTGCGCTTCGCGTCGGTGTACCGAAACTTCCAGGATCCCGAGGAGTTCTACCGCGAGCTCCGCGACCTGGCCGACCGCGAAGTACAGACGGAGGTCCGCCGCCACCAGCGCGAGCTGC
This genomic window from Longimicrobium sp. contains:
- the ybgF gene encoding tol-pal system protein YbgF yields the protein MRRAALVLLAVPLLGGCLATQRDIQDLRAQMQRDQASQEQLLRDVLRRNQALLDSLTDQNVRLRGDVSTRLVAIERQLVQIQELTGQGQQQLSQLRQQIATREEEARRARDAAAEAARNAPPPAATIDPADDAPAGGGGDATAQEMYDAALGALRRGSVNAARAGFEEFLRAAPGHPRAADAQFNIGEAYAGGRNLERAIEAYGRVVDTYPTSPRAPAALLRIGRIEAGRGNRTQARARFNRIIADYPRSPEAADARRELAAPPRS
- the nrdR gene encoding transcriptional regulator NrdR: MRCPFCHHGDDRVVDSRTSREGRAVRRRRECLRCSRRFTTYEYIEERPLTVHKRDGESEPYDRRKLLLSIQIACAKRPITPAEIDTLVEAIERELDHREEAEVTSEELGKMVMDRLRSRDHVAYVRFASVYRNFQDPEEFYRELRDLADREVQTEVRRHQRELPLQPEEETEPADAG